One part of the Oceanihabitans sp. IOP_32 genome encodes these proteins:
- a CDS encoding deoxyguanosinetriphosphate triphosphohydrolase — protein MNWEQLLSLKRYGDTNKRIRKEQDETRLGFEVDYDRIIFSSEFRSLQDKTQVIPLSETDFVHTRLTHSLEVSVVGRSIGRRVGQKLLEKHPHLQRVHGYQTNDFGAIVAAAALAHDIGNPPFGHSGEKAIGEFFKTGKGKAFKPELSAKEYQDLCDFEGNANGFKILTQDRQGRKGGLRLSYATLGAFTKYPKESLPKHPTNHIAHKKYGFFQSEKERFKQVAEELGLLKTEGNDMSYSRHPLAFLVEAADDICYTIIDFEDGINLGLIQEEYALEYLSKIIRDTIKPESYYGLSTKEDRIGYLRALAIGTLINEAVEIFMAHEDAILKGEFDCALLDKSKYNAQIKDIIKISVDNIYQSNEVIDKEIVGYGVINTLLDTYTNAVNNTFNKTDSNYDALILRALPVSVKTNTSSLYQRLMSVCHHVSLLSDSKAILDYKKIKGIEF, from the coding sequence ATGAACTGGGAACAACTACTATCTTTAAAACGCTATGGCGACACCAATAAACGGATAAGAAAAGAACAAGACGAAACACGATTGGGCTTTGAAGTAGATTACGACCGCATTATTTTTTCATCAGAATTTAGAAGTCTTCAAGACAAAACTCAGGTTATTCCGCTGTCTGAAACCGATTTTGTACATACCCGTTTAACACATAGCTTAGAAGTAAGTGTGGTAGGGCGATCTATTGGCAGGCGTGTTGGGCAGAAATTATTAGAAAAACACCCGCATTTACAACGTGTACACGGCTACCAAACGAATGATTTTGGCGCTATTGTTGCCGCTGCAGCCTTAGCCCACGATATTGGCAACCCGCCTTTTGGTCATTCTGGAGAGAAAGCGATTGGAGAATTTTTTAAAACTGGTAAAGGGAAAGCCTTTAAACCCGAGCTTAGCGCCAAAGAGTATCAAGATTTATGTGATTTCGAAGGCAATGCTAACGGATTTAAAATTTTAACCCAAGACAGGCAAGGCCGAAAAGGTGGTTTGCGTTTAAGCTATGCCACACTTGGTGCCTTTACTAAATATCCGAAGGAGTCTCTACCAAAACATCCTACCAACCATATTGCACACAAAAAATACGGCTTTTTTCAGAGTGAAAAAGAGCGATTTAAGCAAGTTGCAGAAGAACTTGGCTTGCTAAAAACAGAGGGAAACGACATGAGTTATTCTCGACATCCTCTAGCCTTTTTAGTTGAAGCTGCCGACGATATTTGCTACACCATAATCGATTTTGAAGACGGTATAAATCTTGGCTTGATTCAAGAAGAATACGCGCTAGAATACCTCTCTAAAATTATTAGAGACACCATAAAACCCGAAAGTTACTACGGGCTTTCAACTAAAGAAGACCGCATAGGGTATTTACGTGCCCTCGCCATTGGCACACTTATTAACGAAGCTGTCGAAATATTTATGGCCCATGAGGACGCTATTTTAAAAGGTGAATTTGATTGCGCCTTATTAGATAAAAGTAAATACAACGCCCAAATAAAAGATATTATTAAAATAAGTGTTGATAACATTTATCAATCTAACGAGGTTATCGATAAAGAGATTGTGGGCTATGGGGTTATAAACACCTTATTAGACACTTACACAAATGCAGTAAACAACACCTTTAACAAAACCGATTCTAATTACGATGCACTTATTTTAAGGGCCTTACCGGTTAGCGTTAAAACAAATACATCTAGCTTATACCAACGTTTAATGAGTGTGTGCCATCATGTATCTCTGCTCTCCGACAGTAAAGCTATTTTGGATTATAAAAAGATAAAAGGGATTGAATTTTGA
- a CDS encoding copper homeostasis protein CutC codes for MKVEICANSYRSAINAEKSGAHRIELCAELAVGGITPSFGLIKKVITTLKIPVFVLIRPRSGNFTYSDDEFEIMKSDIAQCKALGCHGVVSGVLNKNNTIDVERTKVLVELAKPMAFTFHRAFDWVITPEDALEELASLGVNRVLTSGQETSALLGLDLLTQLNERAKNRIIILPGGGIHAENAKAFKTAGFNEIHCSATTIKPVIETPKVSMQSLAFFDETTEAFSDSEKISQILERLR; via the coding sequence ATGAAAGTAGAAATTTGTGCTAATTCTTATCGCTCGGCAATTAACGCCGAAAAATCGGGAGCACATCGCATTGAACTCTGTGCCGAGTTAGCGGTTGGCGGTATAACACCCAGTTTTGGTTTAATTAAAAAAGTGATAACAACACTTAAAATTCCTGTATTTGTTTTAATACGCCCTCGAAGTGGAAATTTCACCTATTCTGATGATGAATTTGAGATTATGAAAAGTGATATTGCGCAATGTAAAGCCTTAGGGTGCCATGGGGTGGTTTCTGGAGTTTTAAATAAAAATAACACTATAGATGTTGAGCGCACAAAGGTTTTGGTAGAATTGGCAAAACCCATGGCGTTTACATTTCATCGTGCTTTTGATTGGGTTATAACTCCCGAAGATGCTTTAGAGGAACTAGCGAGTTTGGGTGTAAATCGGGTGTTAACATCCGGACAAGAAACTAGCGCATTATTAGGCCTAGATTTACTCACACAATTAAATGAACGGGCTAAAAACAGAATTATAATATTACCTGGGGGAGGTATCCATGCGGAAAATGCAAAAGCGTTTAAAACAGCTGGTTTTAATGAAATTCACTGTTCGGCCACCACAATAAAACCAGTCATTGAAACCCCAAAAGTGTCTATGCAAAGCTTGGCTTTTTTTGATGAAACTACCGAAGCCTTTTCAGATTCTGAAAAAATATCACAAATTTTAGAGCGCTTGCGATAG
- a CDS encoding LysR family transcriptional regulator: MNTLQIKHFLSLANELHFWRAAEKLFISQSTLSRQIQSLEEELGVQLFERDKRNVKLTDAGKFLKNKWSLVLKELDQIHRQAKKIEEGVSGQVSITYPGSIAFKFLPKLLELLNAELPELKFELTEPIDENHEKLLLSYQTDIAFSRDEIKNRNIDSLKLSSEPICLVVPDNHWLDETSIHNLNALRDEKFIISGLHQNTFFASLLRNFFTKYDFEPKTIIESDFGGMILNLVSKELGISILPLSFKMANTQNLRFIELDETIDLYLHWRKHEPNKTIQKLLECIQFIEV; the protein is encoded by the coding sequence ATGAATACGCTACAAATCAAACATTTTTTAAGTCTGGCTAATGAATTGCATTTTTGGAGAGCAGCCGAAAAGCTATTCATATCCCAATCTACGTTAAGCAGGCAAATTCAATCGCTAGAAGAAGAACTAGGCGTTCAACTTTTTGAAAGAGATAAGCGCAATGTAAAACTTACTGATGCGGGTAAATTTCTTAAAAATAAATGGTCCCTTGTTTTAAAAGAGCTCGATCAAATTCACAGGCAGGCAAAAAAAATTGAAGAAGGCGTTTCTGGTCAAGTGTCAATTACCTATCCAGGCTCAATTGCTTTTAAATTTTTGCCAAAACTTTTGGAACTTTTAAATGCTGAATTGCCAGAACTTAAATTTGAGCTCACCGAGCCCATTGATGAGAATCATGAAAAATTATTACTCAGCTATCAAACCGATATCGCATTTAGTAGAGATGAGATAAAAAATAGAAACATTGATTCCTTAAAATTATCTTCAGAACCTATATGTTTAGTTGTGCCCGATAATCATTGGTTAGATGAAACATCAATACACAATTTAAACGCGCTAAGAGACGAAAAATTTATTATTTCGGGTTTGCATCAAAACACATTTTTTGCCTCACTTTTAAGAAACTTTTTCACCAAATATGATTTTGAACCAAAAACCATTATTGAATCTGATTTTGGAGGAATGATTTTAAATCTGGTATCTAAAGAATTGGGAATTTCTATTCTGCCGCTTTCGTTTAAAATGGCAAACACTCAAAACTTAAGATTTATTGAGTTAGACGAAACAATAGATTTGTACCTACATTGGAGAAAGCATGAACCCAATAAAACCATTCAAAAACTTCTAGAATGCATCCAATTTATTGAGGTTTAA
- a CDS encoding LysE family translocator: MGIENFMTFILTAMLFVMTPGIDTMFVLNKSIGQGRKSGIYATLGINTGVLTHALFGAVGLSVLIAKSAFAFTGIKYAGAIYIIYMGFIKLKAKYELLPEAEIGKQKTKSDFWSGFLTNTLNPKVALFFLAFFPQFITPEQLHNPMPFIILGLTFSLIGMAWYLSLTLMASTFFEKIKHHPKLGLWVNKFSGLAFILMGLYIGLIPI; encoded by the coding sequence ATGGGCATCGAGAATTTTATGACCTTCATATTAACGGCTATGCTTTTTGTAATGACACCTGGTATTGATACTATGTTTGTCTTAAACAAATCTATTGGTCAAGGAAGAAAATCTGGTATTTATGCTACACTAGGTATAAATACCGGTGTTTTAACTCATGCTTTATTTGGAGCTGTTGGGCTCTCTGTTTTAATCGCTAAATCTGCTTTTGCCTTTACAGGTATTAAATATGCCGGTGCTATTTATATAATTTATATGGGTTTTATAAAGCTTAAAGCGAAATACGAGCTTTTACCAGAAGCCGAGATAGGTAAACAGAAAACTAAAAGCGATTTTTGGTCGGGGTTTTTAACCAATACATTAAATCCGAAAGTTGCATTATTCTTTTTGGCTTTTTTCCCTCAATTTATTACTCCAGAACAGCTTCATAACCCGATGCCATTTATAATTCTAGGCCTCACATTTTCCCTAATTGGGATGGCTTGGTACTTAAGCCTCACTCTAATGGCCAGTACTTTTTTTGAAAAAATCAAGCACCATCCAAAACTGGGTTTATGGGTGAATAAATTTAGTGGTTTAGCCTTTATTTTAATGGGCTTGTATATTGGTTTAATACCAATTTAA